In a genomic window of Telopea speciosissima isolate NSW1024214 ecotype Mountain lineage chromosome 5, Tspe_v1, whole genome shotgun sequence:
- the LOC122663369 gene encoding uncharacterized protein LOC122663369 has translation MDEPTDMYDLYSRCEKHINLAEVLAAEQQKETRNEKKGLDRKEHTNNRNRTMENREQSMGKRKREEHVWVLRNDLKVESSYTSLMHRRAYILNEIKDRLTLRWPTKMVKPASERNKNKYCRFHQDHGHDIEECRQLKDEIEALIQRGRLNKFVKRERGESSKQESRGQKEEDKGKMSTRGEGSPSIRARHSENQPIREIATIFGGPGLGGQSSNSRKNHARMVGLTETTSKKRKAEQQITFSDEDLVDIQLPHDNALVVKMIVTNCSVARILVDNGSFVNILYYDAFLKMQLTPEMLKKIDSPLYEFNGAPV, from the coding sequence ATGGATGAACCAACTGACATGTATGACCTCTACTCACGATGTGAAAAGCATATTAATCTGGCGGAGGTCCTCGCTGCAGAACAACAAAAGGAAACAAGGAATGAGAAGAAAGGAttagacagaaaggagcatacgAACAACAGAAACAGGACGATGGAGAATAGAGAGCAGAGCatggggaagaggaagagggaggaACATGTGTGGGTGCTGAGGAATGATCTGAAGGTAGAGTCATCTTACACATCCCTTATGCACAGACGAGCCTATATTCTGAATGAAATTAAAGATCGCTTGACTTTACGTTGGCCGACCAAGATGGTCAAGCCTGCTAGTGAACGTAATAAGAACAAGTACTGCAGGTTTCATCAAGACCACGGGCACGATATTGAAGAATGTAGACAACTGAAGGATGAAATAGAAGCCTTAATCCAGAGAGGTAGATTGAATAAATTtgtgaagagagaaagaggagagagtagCAAACAGGAAAGCCGAGGGCAAAAGGAGGAAGATAAAGGGAAGATGTCAACTAGGGGAGAAGGAAGTCCGAGCATCCGAGCACGGCATTCGGAGAATCAACCCATCAGGGAGATAGCAACTATCTTTGGAGGTCCGGGGTTAGGAGGACAATCTTCAAATTCAAGGAAAAATCATGCGCGAATGGTGGGCCTGACTGAGACAacaagcaagaaaagaaaagctgaGCAGCAGATCACCTTTTCAGACGAAGACCTGGTCGACATCCAATTACCGCATGATAATGCATTGGTAGTGAAAATGATCGTCACGAATTGCTCGGTAGCTCGCATATTAGTGGATAATGGAAGTTTTGTGAACATCCTATATTATGATGCCTTTCTGAAGATGCAGTTAACTCCTGAGATGTTGAAGAAGATAGATTCTCCCTTATATGAATTCAATGGAGCGCCTGTGTAG